In Streptomyces sp. NBC_01231, the sequence GGATCTGGTCCCCTCGGCGTACGCGGACGACGGGACGGTGGAGGCCGTCGAGCTGCCCGGCCCGTCCTGGGTGATGGGCGTGCAGTGGCATCCGGAGATGGGTGACGACCTGCGGGTGATGCGGGCGCTGGTCGAGGCCACCAGGGCCCGCTGAGCCGTCAGGCCGCCACGACCAGGTTGAGCCGTCAGGCCGCCACGACCAGGTTGAGCCGTCAGGCCGCTACGACCACCTGAGCCGACGCCTGAGCCAGGTCAGGGCGGCATCGCCCTGGACCCGTTGGAAGGCGCGCAGGGTCGGGATGCCCGGGGGCGGGGGCAGCAGGGAGTTCCGCAGGAAGAAACCGGCGAGGCCCGCGAGGGCGGCGGTGACGGCGTCCGGGCCCAGGGGATGGCCGGTGAACACGTCCTCCGGGTCCGGGCCGCCCTGGGCTCGGACGCAGGGCAGCATGACGAGCAGGTCGAACCACGGGGCGGCGCGCAGGGCGTGCGGCCAGTCGACGAAGACGACACGGTCGTCGTCGGTGAGCAGGATGTTGTCGGCGCGCAGGTCGGCGTGGGCGAGGGTGTCGCCGGTGACGGCCTGGGGCCAGGGCGCGGCGAGTTCGGCGAGGCGGGGCAGGTTCGTGGTGGTCCACGTGCCGAGGTGGGCGGGCGGCAGCTGGGTGGTCTCCTGCCCGTCGAGGAGTTGGCGCCAGCCGTCGAAGGTGTGGCCGAGGGCCGTGGCGGCGGGCGGGGCGTCGAGCGGGGACGGGGTGAGGGCGCGGGCGAGTCGTCCCACGGCGTCCAGTACTCGGCGCAACTCGGGCTCCCGCCACGGGACATGGGGCTGGCGGCCGGTCACGTCCTGGTAGACGAGGGCGACCCAGGTGCCGTCGTCGTGGGTGCCGAGGAGGCGGGGGGCGGGGACGGTGGGTGGCAGGGCGGCGGCGTTGCGGGCCTCGGTGCGGTGGAGGTGCGGGGCGTGCGGGTTGGTGTCCACGCCGACCGCCTTGACGAAGGCACGGCGTCCTTCGGCGGTACGGACGCGGGCGGCGACGCCGGGGGAGAATCCGCCGGGCTGGGTGACGGCGTGGACGACGGGGGCGCCGAGAACGCCCGCGACGGCGTCGCGTACCGGTTCCGGGAGGTGTTCCCAGGGGGTGCGGAGGCCGGTGGCGGGCGGGGCGGAGGGGGTCATGCCCGTCATGGTGCGGGGCGCCTGTGCCGGTGCGCCAAGGTTTTTCGCCCCCGCCGCCCCTGCCAGGCCCCTCCCCGGGGCGC encodes:
- a CDS encoding aminoglycoside phosphotransferase family protein encodes the protein MTPSAPPATGLRTPWEHLPEPVRDAVAGVLGAPVVHAVTQPGGFSPGVAARVRTAEGRRAFVKAVGVDTNPHAPHLHRTEARNAAALPPTVPAPRLLGTHDDGTWVALVYQDVTGRQPHVPWREPELRRVLDAVGRLARALTPSPLDAPPAATALGHTFDGWRQLLDGQETTQLPPAHLGTWTTTNLPRLAELAAPWPQAVTGDTLAHADLRADNILLTDDDRVVFVDWPHALRAAPWFDLLVMLPCVRAQGGPDPEDVFTGHPLGPDAVTAALAGLAGFFLRNSLLPPPPGIPTLRAFQRVQGDAALTWLRRRLRWS